The following are encoded together in the Janthinobacterium sp. Marseille genome:
- a CDS encoding Hpt domain-containing protein, producing the protein MAVTNQDQSLILKALDESGRWTAVHMISYEHFVHDKSYLLLCAFLVLLMVAGIACLVFYPFKKIAQDASNAAVEVERDADASRSLHLQVPEKYRAVFVQTMEEDLAVLQHALAEGRARAVLAMLHRMHGALAALGLDDFAGRCEVLGRDARLHGMTDEIVGEISALERDLIRILRWQ; encoded by the coding sequence ATGGCCGTCACCAACCAGGATCAAAGTTTGATACTCAAGGCATTGGATGAGAGCGGCCGCTGGACTGCAGTGCATATGATTTCTTACGAACATTTTGTCCACGACAAATCTTACTTGCTGCTTTGCGCCTTCCTTGTGCTGCTGATGGTGGCAGGAATCGCCTGCCTGGTTTTTTATCCGTTTAAAAAGATTGCGCAAGACGCAAGCAATGCTGCCGTGGAAGTGGAGAGGGACGCCGACGCAAGCAGGTCTCTGCATCTGCAGGTACCGGAAAAGTATCGCGCCGTCTTTGTCCAAACCATGGAAGAAGATCTTGCAGTGTTACAGCACGCACTGGCGGAAGGCCGTGCGAGGGCAGTGCTGGCGATGCTGCACCGCATGCATGGCGCACTGGCTGCGCTGGGCCTGGATGATTTTGCCGGGCGCTGCGAAGTCCTGGGGCGAGATGCAAGACTGCACGGGATGACAGATGAAATCGTCGGAGAGATTAGTGCCCTGGAGCGTGATTTGATACGCATACTCCGGTGGCAATAA
- a CDS encoding response regulator has protein sequence MKKQTVILADDHPLILMGLRDLVEKDASFELLGAVSSSTALVSLMRDAEPDMVITDYSMPGDETYGDGIRMIKYLIRHFPNTKILTMTMMSNPMIISALYDAGVYAVIRKSDDPAEFIAALHILRLGRKYYPPSFQKESKANERTKFIGERINSLSPKEFEVLRYFIQGKPIMQVALHLNRSIKTVSGQKIAAMHKLNVKTDQELIAFCLETGLFQ, from the coding sequence ATGAAAAAACAGACAGTCATTCTTGCTGACGACCATCCTTTGATCCTGATGGGATTGCGCGACCTGGTAGAAAAAGATGCGAGCTTTGAGTTGCTGGGTGCTGTTTCCAGTTCCACTGCTTTAGTCAGCCTGATGCGTGATGCCGAGCCTGACATGGTCATCACCGATTACTCGATGCCGGGCGATGAGACCTATGGCGACGGGATACGCATGATCAAGTATCTGATACGGCATTTCCCAAATACGAAGATACTGACCATGACCATGATGTCGAACCCGATGATTATTTCTGCACTCTACGACGCCGGTGTGTATGCAGTGATCAGGAAGAGCGATGATCCGGCTGAGTTTATTGCAGCCTTGCATATCCTGCGACTGGGACGCAAATATTATCCGCCCAGTTTTCAAAAGGAAAGCAAGGCGAATGAGCGTACCAAATTCATTGGTGAGCGTATTAACAGCCTGTCACCGAAGGAGTTTGAAGTCTTGCGTTACTTCATCCAGGGCAAGCCCATCATGCAGGTTGCCTTGCACCTGAACCGCAGTATCAAAACCGTCAGCGGGCAAAAGATAGCGGCGATGCATAAGCTGAATGTGAAGACGGATCAGGAGTTGATCGCCTTCTGTCTGGAGACTGGTTTGTTTCAGTAG
- a CDS encoding glycosyl transferase — protein sequence MKPVRLPASATLALPRWALFALCLLYILPGLVGRDPWKPDDAAGFGIMWTMATGSLADWLSPNIVGLAMPEEGPLAFWFGAICIKLFGWLLGAPMAARLAPICFFLLGSVAVWYTTYLLGRRAEAQPLKLAFGGQPEPKDFGRTLADGALLIYLGCLGLLVHSHGTTSEALQVSLVACSLYATTRLFEAHTLRRTVVLGLALGALALTRGWVTPAALLIGIAVLAAIRDRALLPRLVFIALPLAAIICGAWMWASQQVQPFGNNPVDAWMAWNYRQVSAPSISTLQYFLKNAIWFAWPAWPFAIWAVYAWRRQHAALHITLPLTFFAALLVLALLNSHGEEASLLPLLPMLAILAAFGLPTMKRGAINAVDWFSVMMLTTCAAFIWIGWIAKQTGWPAQLARNAFKIAPGFKPEFNLFVMLIAAAASAGWIWIVYWRVSRRPSVLWRAVVLSSGGIILCWLLLMTLWLPWGNYIKSYVGVAQQIDAALPTVKRCVASNVGPAQRASFAYFGKIEFAQFGEKNCDYLLLQDAHRGNDAAATVTRYNQQWQLVWHGRRPADRDERFRLYRRIYGTPAAQQ from the coding sequence ATGAAGCCAGTCCGCCTGCCCGCCTCCGCTACACTCGCACTCCCGCGCTGGGCCTTGTTTGCACTGTGCCTGCTGTATATCCTGCCGGGCCTGGTGGGACGCGACCCGTGGAAACCGGACGACGCTGCCGGCTTTGGCATCATGTGGACCATGGCCACCGGCTCGCTGGCCGACTGGTTATCGCCGAATATCGTCGGCCTCGCGATGCCGGAAGAAGGCCCGCTGGCATTCTGGTTCGGCGCAATCTGCATCAAATTATTCGGCTGGCTGCTTGGCGCACCAATGGCGGCACGCCTGGCTCCGATCTGCTTCTTCCTGCTCGGCTCGGTCGCAGTCTGGTACACCACTTACCTGCTGGGTCGTCGCGCTGAAGCGCAGCCACTCAAACTTGCTTTCGGCGGCCAGCCGGAACCCAAGGATTTCGGCCGCACGCTGGCCGATGGCGCATTGCTGATTTACCTCGGCTGCCTCGGCTTGCTGGTACACAGCCATGGCACCACCTCGGAGGCATTGCAGGTCTCACTGGTAGCTTGTTCGCTATACGCCACCACCCGCCTGTTTGAAGCGCATACTTTGCGCCGCACAGTTGTACTCGGACTGGCACTGGGTGCACTGGCACTGACCCGCGGTTGGGTCACGCCTGCCGCTTTATTGATAGGTATCGCCGTACTCGCTGCGATCCGTGATCGCGCACTGTTGCCGCGCCTGGTATTCATTGCCTTGCCGCTGGCCGCTATCATATGCGGCGCATGGATGTGGGCTAGTCAACAGGTGCAACCATTCGGCAATAACCCGGTAGACGCATGGATGGCATGGAACTACCGCCAGGTAAGCGCACCATCGATATCCACGCTGCAATACTTCCTGAAAAATGCGATCTGGTTCGCATGGCCGGCATGGCCGTTCGCGATCTGGGCCGTTTATGCCTGGCGGCGTCAACATGCAGCGCTGCACATCACGCTGCCACTGACCTTCTTCGCCGCCCTGCTGGTGCTGGCCCTCCTCAACTCGCACGGCGAAGAAGCGAGCCTGCTGCCACTCCTGCCTATGCTCGCGATCCTGGCCGCCTTTGGCTTGCCGACAATGAAACGCGGCGCGATCAATGCGGTCGACTGGTTCTCGGTGATGATGCTGACAACCTGCGCCGCCTTCATCTGGATCGGCTGGATCGCCAAACAAACCGGCTGGCCGGCACAATTGGCACGCAATGCCTTCAAGATCGCACCGGGCTTCAAACCGGAATTTAATCTCTTCGTGATGTTGATCGCAGCAGCGGCTTCGGCCGGCTGGATCTGGATCGTCTACTGGCGCGTCTCGCGCCGGCCATCGGTATTGTGGCGCGCGGTTGTCCTGTCATCCGGCGGCATTATCCTGTGCTGGCTGCTGCTGATGACGCTGTGGCTGCCATGGGGTAATTACATCAAGAGCTATGTCGGCGTGGCGCAGCAAATCGATGCTGCCCTGCCTACCGTCAAACGTTGCGTCGCATCGAATGTAGGGCCGGCGCAGCGCGCTTCCTTCGCCTACTTCGGCAAGATAGAGTTCGCGCAATTTGGCGAGAAAAACTGCGACTACCTGCTGCTGCAAGACGCCCATCGCGGCAATGATGCAGCCGCCACCGTCACGCGCTATAACCAGCAGTGGCAACTGGTCTGGCACGGCCGCCGCCCGGCTGATCGTGATGAACGTTTCCGTCTGTATCGCCGCATCTACGGCACGCCGGCAGCACAGCAATGA
- a CDS encoding type B 50S ribosomal protein L31: MKEGIHPDYRDVVFQDMSNDFKFITRSTIQTRETIEFEGASYPLVKIEVSSESHPFYTGKHKIVDTAGRVDKFRKKFGTVGSKTSVAE; encoded by the coding sequence ATGAAAGAAGGCATTCACCCAGATTATCGCGACGTCGTGTTCCAGGACATGTCCAACGATTTCAAATTCATTACCCGTTCGACCATTCAAACTCGTGAAACCATCGAATTTGAAGGTGCGTCATACCCACTGGTAAAGATTGAGGTTTCGTCGGAATCGCATCCGTTCTACACCGGCAAGCACAAAATCGTTGATACCGCAGGTCGCGTGGACAAATTCCGCAAGAAGTTCGGTACCGTCGGTTCCAAAACAAGCGTGGCAGAGTAA
- a CDS encoding trimeric intracellular cation channel family protein, with the protein MSTLLQVVEACGIIAFACSGFVEARRKDMDLVGVFIVAFVTAFGGGTLRDMLLDRRPLFWVEHQEYAILVFVLALLAGPFLPHLRSAVAEKTIVVADALGLGLFSAVGTSLALEAQMPVFICVMMGVTTGIFGGVLRDVLCNEIPMVFRREQLYATCSLLGCAVYMVLEWLDMTSAVALITSILVTSVLRLLAVKMNWRLPG; encoded by the coding sequence ATGAGTACGCTGCTGCAGGTGGTAGAGGCCTGCGGCATCATTGCCTTTGCCTGTTCCGGCTTTGTCGAGGCCAGGCGCAAGGATATGGACCTGGTCGGGGTGTTTATTGTTGCTTTTGTGACAGCTTTTGGCGGTGGTACCCTGCGCGATATGTTGCTGGACCGGCGTCCGCTGTTTTGGGTCGAGCACCAGGAATATGCGATCCTGGTCTTTGTGCTGGCGTTGCTGGCCGGGCCGTTTTTGCCGCATCTGCGCTCTGCCGTGGCCGAAAAGACCATCGTCGTGGCCGATGCGCTCGGCCTGGGTTTGTTTAGCGCGGTCGGCACTTCGCTGGCACTGGAGGCGCAGATGCCGGTGTTTATCTGCGTGATGATGGGCGTGACGACTGGTATTTTTGGTGGCGTCTTGCGGGATGTCTTGTGTAATGAGATTCCGATGGTGTTCCGCCGCGAGCAGTTATATGCGACCTGTTCGCTGCTGGGTTGTGCGGTGTATATGGTGCTGGAGTGGCTGGATATGACATCGGCGGTGGCGCTGATCACCAGTATTTTAGTGACTTCAGTCTTGCGCCTGCTGGCCGTGAAAATGAACTGGCGCTTGCCGGGATAA
- the rho gene encoding transcription termination factor Rho has protein sequence MHLSELKALHVSALLEMAISLDIDNAARLRKQELMFAILKKRAKSGEQIFGDGALEVLPDGFGFLRSPDASYMASTDDIYISPSQIRRFNLHTGDSIEGEVRTPKDGERYFALVKVDKVNGESPEASKHRILFENLTPLHPNKPLLLERDMRGEENITGRIIDLIAPIGKGQRGLLVASPKSGKSVMLQHIAHAITTNHPEAVMIVLLIDERPEEVTEMQRSVRGEVVASTFDEPATRHVQVAEMVLEKAKRLVEMKKDVVILLDSITRLARAYNTVIPASGKVLTGGVDANALQRPKRFFGAARNIEEGGSLTIIATALIETGSRMDDVIYEEFKGTGNMEVHLERRLAEKRVYPAINLNKSGTRREELLIKPDQLQKIWVLRKLLYGMDEIEAMEFILDKMKATKNNAEFFDMMRRGNS, from the coding sequence ATGCATTTATCTGAACTAAAGGCGTTACACGTCTCCGCCCTGCTAGAAATGGCAATCAGCCTGGACATCGACAACGCTGCGCGCTTGCGCAAACAAGAACTGATGTTCGCGATTCTCAAGAAACGCGCGAAATCAGGAGAACAAATTTTTGGCGATGGCGCCCTCGAAGTATTGCCTGACGGCTTTGGCTTCCTGCGCTCGCCCGACGCCAGCTACATGGCGTCCACCGACGACATCTATATCTCGCCTTCGCAAATCCGCCGCTTCAATCTGCACACCGGCGATTCGATCGAAGGTGAAGTCCGCACGCCGAAAGACGGCGAACGCTACTTTGCACTGGTCAAGGTAGACAAGGTCAACGGCGAATCGCCGGAAGCCTCGAAACACCGCATCCTGTTTGAAAATCTGACGCCGCTGCACCCTAACAAGCCATTGCTGCTTGAGCGCGATATGCGCGGCGAAGAAAACATCACCGGCCGCATCATTGATTTGATCGCACCTATCGGTAAAGGCCAGCGCGGCTTGCTGGTGGCATCGCCTAAATCCGGTAAGTCCGTGATGCTGCAACACATTGCACACGCCATCACGACCAATCACCCGGAAGCAGTCATGATCGTGCTACTGATCGACGAACGTCCGGAAGAAGTGACCGAGATGCAGCGTTCGGTACGCGGCGAAGTCGTGGCATCGACCTTTGATGAACCTGCGACCCGTCACGTGCAGGTTGCAGAAATGGTGCTGGAAAAAGCCAAGCGCCTGGTTGAAATGAAAAAAGACGTCGTGATCCTGCTCGATTCGATCACCCGCCTGGCACGTGCATACAACACCGTGATCCCTGCCTCCGGCAAGGTATTGACCGGTGGTGTCGATGCGAACGCACTGCAACGTCCAAAACGCTTCTTCGGTGCCGCGCGCAATATCGAAGAAGGCGGTTCGCTGACCATCATCGCGACCGCGCTGATCGAAACCGGCAGCCGCATGGATGACGTGATCTACGAAGAATTCAAGGGTACCGGCAATATGGAAGTCCATCTCGAACGCCGCCTGGCCGAGAAGCGCGTCTACCCTGCGATCAACTTGAACAAATCCGGCACCCGCCGCGAAGAATTGCTGATCAAACCGGATCAGCTGCAAAAGATCTGGGTCTTGCGCAAACTCTTGTACGGTATGGACGAAATCGAAGCGATGGAATTCATCCTCGACAAGATGAAGGCAACCAAGAACAACGCCGAATTCTTTGACATGATGCGTCGCGGTAATTCCTGA
- the trxA gene encoding thioredoxin TrxA, with the protein MSENIKHITDASFDTDVLKSDKPVLVDFWAEWCGPCKMIAPILEDVAKEYAGKIQITKMDVDANQAIPAKFGIRGIPTLILFKNGAPAAQKVGALAKGQLTAFIDSNI; encoded by the coding sequence ATGAGCGAAAACATCAAACATATTACCGATGCATCTTTTGATACAGACGTACTGAAATCCGACAAACCGGTTCTGGTCGACTTCTGGGCAGAGTGGTGCGGCCCGTGCAAGATGATTGCACCTATCCTGGAAGATGTTGCCAAAGAGTACGCAGGCAAGATCCAGATCACGAAGATGGACGTTGATGCCAACCAGGCGATTCCGGCCAAATTCGGTATCCGTGGCATTCCTACACTGATCCTGTTCAAGAACGGTGCACCGGCAGCGCAAAAAGTAGGCGCTCTGGCAAAAGGTCAATTGACCGCCTTCATCGATAGCAACATCTGA
- a CDS encoding PD-(D/E)XK nuclease family protein — MLHSTVLIPPSAAFWDDAARALLQSDLLADTRQSAVRDLSSLRVVVSTFAHIQLLKSALGRQLGGAFIPPTITSLSEYIRLLPPQAGTTAAAPSERLMSLYADLRQHAWLKKLFSARRNTDLLPLAEILLTLSDELTQAMLPELKVSPDVADARWQAALEQLSPVARNLLSDETQLVWTIWKSQLDASDAIVHRFAQMMRIAAQAQLPLFWISPVAADALEQAFLDAYQQQRPVVAITLDWHAQYINTTYAAAWPEMLDDVVPADLPLATPPGLSLYAAHNLEAEAKAGAQTIMDWLQQGKTNIAIVAQDRVVARRIRALLERAQVIVADETGWKLSTTRAAAALASWLELVAARAETIALLDFLKSPFVFANTDNKADLVMASELALRRANVLGGWELVGDALTVIPAAQNMVKLLAQQATGFSKGKTLCDWITASQQTLDALGMRGALQADGAGAQVLQLLQDIEQDCTAVGHVFSFAEWRAFLNLQLEATAYVQLNRDRRVVMLPLNGARLRSFDAVLLVGADAEHLPSQPTETLFFANVVRRELGLATRESRQRQQLRDVTELLAANEQVLMSWQAHKNGEPNPVSPWIERLELSLARAGLPKIARHHVGIAPRHLTPVPLTMPAPHAAALRPHKLSASGYNSLVACPYQFFATRMLGLSGLDELSDMPEKRDYGDWLHQILAIFHTRLHEVTLAGRATLLREISDQVFGLALDKSAAALGYYARWQKAMPAYLEWLAEREAQGWHFVLGEEKFEKILRWDDGEIILHGRVDRMDENATGERAVLDYKSTNQSALRDKLKQGEDHQLPFYGLLSDVPLSNALYIPLEASKDKIKEVESPDYDNWQQSLSVQIASSMRAIAHDAPMPATGPESVCQYCDVRGLCRKGAW; from the coding sequence ATGCTGCATAGCACCGTACTGATTCCACCTTCCGCTGCCTTTTGGGACGATGCCGCGCGCGCATTGTTGCAAAGCGATTTGCTGGCGGATACGCGGCAGTCGGCGGTGCGGGATTTGTCTTCTTTGCGGGTAGTGGTTTCAACCTTCGCCCATATACAACTATTAAAGAGCGCGCTGGGACGGCAGTTGGGTGGCGCCTTCATTCCGCCGACGATTACTTCGCTGTCTGAATATATAAGGCTGTTGCCGCCGCAAGCCGGTACCACCGCCGCGGCGCCGAGCGAACGCCTGATGTCGTTGTATGCCGACCTGCGCCAGCATGCATGGCTGAAGAAATTGTTCAGTGCACGCCGCAATACCGATTTGCTGCCGCTGGCCGAGATATTGTTAACACTATCGGATGAATTGACGCAGGCTATGCTGCCGGAGCTGAAGGTGTCGCCTGATGTGGCTGATGCACGCTGGCAGGCCGCGCTTGAGCAATTGTCGCCGGTCGCACGTAATTTGTTGTCAGATGAAACGCAACTGGTATGGACCATCTGGAAAAGCCAGCTGGATGCCAGCGATGCCATCGTGCACCGCTTTGCGCAAATGATGCGCATTGCCGCGCAAGCACAGTTGCCGCTGTTCTGGATCAGTCCGGTGGCAGCGGATGCGCTGGAACAAGCCTTCCTCGACGCCTACCAGCAACAACGTCCGGTGGTAGCCATCACGCTGGATTGGCACGCACAATATATCAATACAACTTATGCCGCTGCCTGGCCGGAGATGCTGGACGATGTCGTCCCCGCTGACTTGCCGCTGGCGACACCGCCCGGTTTGTCTCTCTATGCGGCGCATAACCTTGAAGCGGAAGCCAAGGCTGGTGCGCAAACCATCATGGACTGGCTGCAGCAGGGTAAAACGAATATCGCCATCGTCGCGCAGGATCGCGTGGTGGCGCGCCGCATCCGCGCCTTGCTGGAACGTGCGCAAGTGATCGTGGCCGATGAAACCGGCTGGAAGCTGTCGACCACGCGCGCTGCCGCCGCACTCGCATCGTGGCTGGAGCTGGTGGCGGCGCGGGCTGAAACCATCGCCCTGCTGGATTTCCTCAAGTCGCCCTTTGTTTTTGCGAATACCGACAATAAAGCTGACCTCGTTATGGCGAGTGAGCTTGCCTTGCGCCGCGCGAATGTACTCGGTGGTTGGGAGCTTGTCGGCGATGCACTGACCGTGATCCCGGCTGCACAAAATATGGTGAAGTTGCTGGCGCAACAGGCGACTGGTTTCAGCAAAGGTAAAACCTTGTGCGACTGGATCACGGCGAGCCAGCAAACGCTGGATGCACTCGGCATGCGCGGCGCTTTGCAAGCCGATGGTGCCGGGGCGCAGGTGCTGCAGCTCTTGCAGGATATAGAACAGGATTGCACTGCGGTCGGACATGTCTTTTCATTTGCCGAATGGCGCGCCTTCCTCAATTTGCAACTGGAAGCAACCGCCTATGTGCAATTGAACCGCGACCGGCGCGTGGTGATGCTGCCTTTGAACGGAGCACGCTTGCGCAGCTTCGACGCGGTCTTGCTGGTTGGTGCGGATGCCGAACACCTGCCGTCGCAACCGACAGAAACACTATTCTTCGCTAACGTCGTGCGGCGCGAACTTGGTTTGGCAACACGTGAAAGCAGGCAGCGCCAGCAGTTACGTGATGTGACGGAATTATTGGCGGCGAATGAACAAGTGCTCATGTCGTGGCAGGCGCATAAAAATGGCGAGCCGAATCCGGTCAGCCCGTGGATAGAGCGTCTTGAGCTGAGCCTGGCACGTGCGGGTTTGCCAAAAATCGCCAGGCATCATGTCGGGATTGCGCCGCGCCACCTGACGCCTGTACCGCTGACGATGCCGGCACCGCACGCCGCCGCCTTGCGTCCGCACAAGTTATCCGCCAGCGGCTATAACAGCCTGGTAGCTTGTCCGTATCAATTTTTTGCCACCCGCATGCTGGGTTTGTCCGGACTAGACGAGTTATCGGATATGCCGGAGAAACGCGATTACGGCGATTGGCTGCACCAGATACTTGCGATCTTCCACACCCGTTTGCATGAAGTGACGCTGGCCGGGCGAGCTACCTTGTTACGCGAGATATCGGACCAGGTGTTTGGCCTGGCGCTGGATAAAAGCGCTGCCGCCCTCGGTTATTACGCACGCTGGCAAAAAGCGATGCCGGCTTATCTGGAATGGCTGGCTGAACGTGAAGCGCAGGGTTGGCATTTCGTGCTGGGTGAAGAGAAGTTTGAAAAAATCTTGCGTTGGGACGATGGCGAAATCATCCTGCATGGTCGCGTGGATCGTATGGATGAAAACGCCACCGGTGAACGCGCAGTGCTCGATTACAAGAGTACAAATCAAAGCGCCTTGCGCGACAAGCTCAAGCAAGGTGAAGATCATCAATTGCCGTTCTACGGTTTGTTGTCAGATGTACCGCTGAGCAATGCACTGTATATACCGCTGGAAGCCAGCAAGGACAAAATCAAGGAAGTGGAATCACCTGA